The Cotesia glomerata isolate CgM1 unplaced genomic scaffold, MPM_Cglom_v2.3 scaffold_144, whole genome shotgun sequence genome includes a window with the following:
- the LOC123273840 gene encoding translation initiation factor IF-2-like, protein MQSIQLPYDQVLLNINCPLRPQLLAGGVQRIQVPGIQVFRGPAPGGPAPGGTAPRGPAPRGSALGGPALGGSAPGGSALRGPAPRGPAPGGLAPGGPVPGELALGGPALGGPAPRGPAPYGPALGHQAQVPQRQVPQGQVPRGEVLQVQIPPEELAYQQGAELALEEYPSTEPGFPTSSVRPARYMAGGRRNRNKNGRGRGRGRGRGRGRGRGRGSRIVNIFM, encoded by the exons ATGCAATCTATCCAACTGCCGTACGACCAGGTGCTCCTAAACATTAATTGCCCGCTACGTCCACAACTATTAGCCGGTGGAGTACAGCGGATTCAAGTTCCCGGGATACAAGTTTTTCGAGGACCAGCTCCTGGTGGACCGGCTCCTGGTGGAACAGCTCCTCGTGGACCAGCTCCTCGTGGATCAGCTCTTGGTGGACCAGCTCTTGGTGGATCAGCTCCTGGTGGATCAGCTCTTCGTGGACCAGCTCCTCGTGGACCAGCTCCTGGTGGATTAGCCCCTGGAGGACCGGTTCCTGGTGAATTAGCTCTTGGTGGACCAGCTCTTGGTGGACCGGCTCCTCGTGGACCAGCTCCTTATGGACCAGCTCTTGGTCACCAGGCACAAGTCCCACAAAGACAAGTCCCACAAGGACAAGTCCCTCGAGGAGAGGTGCTACAAGTACAAATCCCTCCGGAAGAATTAGCTTATCAACAAGGAGCAGAACTGGCATTGGAAGAGTATCCTTCAACCGAACCTGGCTTTCCAACATCATCAG TCCGACCCGCTCGTTACATGGCTGGGGGACGCAGGAACAGAAATAAAAACGGTCGTGGAAGAGGTCGTGGAAGAGGTCGTGGAAGAGGTCGTGGAAGAGGTCGCGGAAGTCGCATCGTCaacatttttatgtaa
- the LOC123273841 gene encoding uncharacterized protein LOC123273841 — protein sequence MADDMQPIQNNAGLSQAMNNVQQALRDFNELSRQNGLQYRLPYDQAYLNAFYPPLPPPLPPQVLADRNELPQGQVPGEQALVVQLAGAQADGGRVVEDQAGDGRVVEDQAGGGRVVEDQAGGGCVVEDQAGGGPAADDHAADNQAGGGRAGDDQAADRDAANDPAADGCTSTASKSPRTSPI from the exons ATGGCGGACGACATGCAGCCCATAC aaaataacGCAGGGCTTAGCCAAGCTATGAATAACGTTCAGCAGGCGCTTCGCGATTTTAATGAGTTGTCTCGACAGAATGGATTGCAGTACAGACTGCCCTACGATCAGGCGTATTTAAATGCCTTTTATCCACCTCTACCTCCACCTCTACCTCCGCAAGTTTTAGCAGATCGAAACGAGCTGCCGCAAGGGCAAGTTCCTGGTGAACAAGCTCTGGTTGTTCAACTTGCAGGTGCTCAAGCTGATGGTGGTCGTGTTGTTGAGGATCAAGCTGGTGATGGTCGTGTTGTTGAGGATCAAGCTGGTGGTGGTCGTGTTGTTGAGGATCAAGCTGGTGGTGGTTGTGTTGTTGAGGATCAAGCTGGCGGTGGTCCTGCTGCTGATGATCATGCTGCTGACAATCAAGCTGGTGGTGGTCGTGCCGGTGATGATCAAGCTGCTGATCGTGATGCTGCTAATGATCCAGCTGCCGATG GTTGCACTTCCACAGCTTCAAAATCTCCGAGAACAAGTCCAATATAG